The stretch of DNA CCGCCTTTTTTTTTAACTCCGGGGGCAGCGTGGTTGTTCCACTAAAGCAAGTCCAACAGGGGTGGCTGCTCTGTCTGAGACTTTGCTTGGCTAGGCCGTGATAGTTGCCCTTGATTTCCTCGCCCTCGTCCCCTTCCTCTACCAATGGCAGTTGATGGGGGTGGAGCTAGCCTTGGTGCAGTTTGCTCGGTTTTGTTTGAAGAGAAAATCGAACCAAGATCCATGGGTTTCGCAGAAGAGCCTTGAGTTTGTTTCATGTAGCCAAGAGAATTCTGGGAATTAACAGCCCCACCGCTGAGACCACCGAAATTCAGCGTGGAATTCCCTTGGTTCGGTTTCAAGGGCTCTGTAGACATTGGGGTGCCAAGAGACCATGAGGAAGTGGAATTCCCTTGGTTAGGTTTCAAGGGCTCTGTAGACATTGTGGTGCCAAGAGACCATGAGGAAATGCTATCCAACGCATTAGGATTGCTCGTGCTGTTGCTGGAACCATGCATGTTGAAAGGCGAGGCCGATGTGCCATTGTTAAGAGGTTTAGAAGCAACGGTAGAGCCACTAGGTCGAGGAGGCCAGTTGGCAAAAGGATCAAGATCATCAAAACTACCATTTGATGCTCCTTTGCTTTCATCTTGCTTCTCAGAATCTACCGATTTGTTGGAAGCAGCAAGGGGTGAGGATCTAGGTGGCCACTCCAAATCGACCGCAGGACATGAAGATGAAAGCTGCTGGGTAGAAGCAACAGAAGTCATAGGCGACGGTGAGAACACTGAAGTCACTTGATTGGACTgagcagcaacagcaacagtCGGCTGAGCTGATGATAAGGTTACAGATGACTGCTGGGCAACTGAAGATCCTCTCGTGGGAATCCAGTCTTCATCCCATGATGTGCTGCGTCTTGCAGTAGATGCGGCAGTTACACTAGTTTTATTTACTTGCCCCGCCAGATGGCCCTCAATACCAACGGATGGTTTTACTTCTGGTGCTCCAGAGTCACTAAGCATTACGccttttttctcttctatcTTCCTGCATCCCAAGCCAAAACGCAAGTATTGCTTCTTAATTAAACCAAGAAAGAAGAGCATAACTGAAAAACTcgtattaaaatttaaaaagaaaaaaaaaatcctggTTGACAGAATAAGGATGGGAAgggtttaaattaaaatttgagaaaaatgtgttaaaatgtTGAAACTTCCTTGACAATTTTCATAATAAACCAAACCAAATCTTAAGGCCGCCCCAAAACTTCCATCATATTACTTGCCGACAGATTAACGGAGTGAAACAGAAAACTGACCTGAGAATATCCTTAACAAAAGCCATATATTTTGCAAATTGCTGAACATTTAGCTGCTGGGAAATTAGTAGAGGCATGAGAAGTGGAAGAACGTGCTCCGTTGTGAATTCTATTCCATACTGGGGAAAAGGCAATTGAATTAGACCACTTTGAGGaaacacaaacaaaattaaagctCATCGTATTATTGATGATTTAAAGTAAAGTGTATAAAACCTGTTTCAAGATAGAGTTAGCAACACCAAGGGTACACATCAGTGTTGGGGCAGAACGGTCAACAGCAGTACACCGTTGGATCGTCTGCAGTATTTCAAGAACAGAATGCTTATCGAGCATGTGTATCATATCACTTAGGCATAACAGTGCATTCACTCTCACCTGCAGATAGAAGGAAAAGGTATTTCCTAAGTAAACTATAATGAATAAACACAGATTAAATTGATGGAAAAGGGGAATTTGCAGAAATGGAAATACATTGTACATGCCAGAATATATTCCATATATAAAATCTTTACGGGAATTCTTGATCATTCTattcaagaaacaaattctaAAGGATTTCAGctgaaataaatcaaaacagAAAAACATACTGCAGCAACAGTTGTCTTAAGTGCCAACCCATGAACACGAGGCACAACGGATTGTTTTACCAActgcaaaaaaatataaataaataaaacacatcaactTCTAAAGTAAGAAACATAATAATGTATGAACTAGTCCAGTGacaataaacaaccctaaagaTGTTTCTATCTGAAAGTTAAGCTATCAAGAAAAATGCAACCAGCAATGACCTGGGAATCAAGTTGCTTAGAAAGTGTCACGGTCTTCTTTAGGGCTTCTTCTTGCAACCTTGGATCAGAGTCATCATAAGCCCGTACAATCATAGGTAAAATATGTGTGACTAAATGATCTTGACTTGCCTATAAGACAAAGGCAccacaaacaaaattaatatggaGCACACGATAATTGATaagcacataaaaaaaaaaaaaatcttgaccAGCTATCAAAGAATTGGTAAAAAAAACACTCTTAACCAAGCAACTacttaattacaaataaatcCAAAACCtagtaaagaaaagaaaaaggaaaccaACAAAAGCCAAACAAGAGTTTGGAAGTTTAAAATTTCTAAAAGGAAAATTGTTCTGCATGTTACTTCTCATCTACTGTTTtcactacaagtctacaacacCAACCTTGGTGATGCCACAGAATACTCTAATGAATACCAAGACTAATTCAGCTATCCCATTTTTGGCAGATGCAGAATTTTTCCGGGAGATTGCAACAGCCTCagaaatttataattaacaGTTAGCAAGATGCTGATAGCAAGATCGAACAGAGAAAAATTCTCCCCCAGCTGTGTAAAATTTAAACCACATTGACTTATTGAGAAATCATTTGTCATTTTAAAATTGACTGCTTAACAAAAAAGTAAGCACATATGACACCCAGAAATGGATAGAAAGGTTCAAAACTATAATTCACTAGATGGCAGATATCGCCAGAATATATAGATACCCATGTGTCTTTGTATTATAAACATCAAAAGGACTAACCAATAGCTTGTAGGGTTgataactcaaaatatatagaCATCCAAGTGCCTTTACCTTGTTGACAATAAGCTCTGCACGCTTCACAAGTAGCAATAGTGTCTCACCAGAAGCAGTACTTAGCACAGGAACAAGAGCTGGTAGGGTTGATAACTCAAAATCATTTCTATCCTGCAACAATTTTGAAGATACAACTctaaatattgtaattttagCCAAGGAATAATTGGCACATCAGGCCATTCTCATGCAAGAAATGCAActatcaaaaaaaaatggtcatgctcTTGTCCTTCATAACCAACAGCAGCTTCAGAAAAAACTTCAGCTCTCAAAGAAGGTAAATTAGAGTCAAAGATCAACATGAAATTTTAAGTTCCGAGAAGCATTATAGACCAGCTATGTACCTGAGACTCAGCAATGGTCAGAACCATTGGTAGAATCATTGGCTGCATTACCAAATTTCTAAGCTCTGCACAAAGTGGAGGAAGAACCTGCACATATGATTTCACAGACATGGAAGTTAATCAGCCCTTCAAGAAACTAAAAGCAACTAATAAGGTTGTTGGTGCAACAATGAAACTTCTTTATAAAAACATAAACACAGAATATTGTAGATCCTCCTATAGCAAACTGCAAACTTATCTTTCCTTACAAATTGCACAGCCCCTTTTAGAGGGATAACTATATGTTTATTCAACCCCTTTTAAACTCAAACAAAgtccttaaaaataaaatataaaaataccaTTGCCTCATGTCAATATTGTGAAAGGATAGAAAGACATAGATTGCATATAATTTCTAGTCCAGTGGTGCATCTAAAGTACAGAACAAATAAATCCTTATTCCTGGTGTAAAGAGTGTCCAATGGCATTAAAAACTTCTTACTCCTTAAGTTTATTTGTGTGGTATCTTGATTGTCAATCTTTTATAGCTCCACTTTGAGGTATAAATCTTTGACTTGTAAACATGATTACTTTATCCAACAACCCCATCCCCAAACAACTAAGAAAAAGAATCTTAGAAACAATGGGGCTTcacatgaaaatttatttttatcaaccAAATTGGAAGAAAATTCTAAAAGTTGAAAGGCAGgaaattgattttcttttttgcttTAATGATGAGCTCATTACTTTATTTTAAAGACATTTCTCCTTAGACTACTTATAGGAAAGGCAGAAAGCATTGAGGTATTTGCTTCCTAAGGGTAAGCCATGGGACACTGTGCCACTTGATAACCAAGACAGCCATGGCACCCACTTCTGACATAGAAGAAACTGGAAAACAAAAAGTTAAAACTGCATATGATCACATCTTCTAAGTAATAACACATTTGAAAGATAACACAAAAATTCAAACCTTATAGCGAAGTACACGCGAATCGAAATCTTTCCACATGTCAGATAATGCTTTTAGAAACTCAGACTTCTGCATGTTGTCTCTTTCCTGCAAGAAAAACTTATTCTTAAAACCACAAGCTTTCACCACTTTGTGTAATTTCAATATAGACACTAAAATGTATACTTCAATTACTCAAACTTAGTTGATTAACTGCTTTAACTTGATGTGATGTATTTCACCTAACTTATATGATTCAACTACCAGATATAATCTGATTTAATTTCTAATTGATTAAACTCCATATCCAATCAAATTAGCTTTTAGCTCAAATGGGATGGAGAGTAGTATAATTCATGAATTGGACTTGTCACAACCAAGAACTTACAAGCATGTGATCTAGAAAGCGAAGAGCACGCAACCTAGTGTCATCTCGAAAAAAGGATGAACCTGTAaaagagaaatgaaatataatttagCAAATGAAGTCCTGGGTCCTTAAAGCAACACCCTTATATATAAACCAGCAataaattgtgtgtgtgtgagtgtgagagagagagagagagaccatATACATGTATGAATgatgcatacatatatacataaatatatatgtatggatgtATAAAAGAGGTGTTGCCCATTATTCTGATTTTATGCATTTATAAAGGCATCTTTGGTGAAAGCAAACCTTTTTAAAGCAATAAGCGCACTAAAGCAAAAGTGGACCACTTTACTTTAAAGCACAAAGCAAACTAGCGAAGCATTGCTTTTGCATACAAAGCAATGCAAAAtggcaaaattaaattttataatttagaatgatatataaaattataaatggtTTATAATGCAACTTTAAAGACAAAAATACTATAGTCAACATCATTTTATAACAATACAAGCATGTTGCATCCTTAATAATCAATGTATGCCTCCATTTCTGAGGCGGAGGCGACTTTAGGTGAAGTAATTTTAACCTAAATTCCTCAAAATTTATGTTGATTTTGCACAATGTATAAAAGTGCACTTAGTGGTACAGTTTGTGCATCACTTGCTTTGGACCGAAGAGGTCACTTCAGTCCGCTTTCATATATTGCTGCACTTTGTTGAATCAAAGTGAGAAGCCTCCAGTCGCGGTTGC from Ipomoea triloba cultivar NCNSP0323 chromosome 7, ASM357664v1 encodes:
- the LOC116025046 gene encoding SCY1-like protein 2 isoform X1, coding for MSLNMKKTFTEALAKASAVIEKTVQTTVQEVTGPRALQDFELGDQIGSAGPGLVWKLYSAKARDGHAVYPNVCVWILDKRALSEARQRAGLSKTAEDAFFDMIRADATRLVRLRHPGVVHVVQALDENKNAMAMVTEPLFASAANALGILENIEKVPKELKGIEMGLLEVKHGLLQLAETLDFLHNNARLVHRSISPETVLITSNGAWKLSGFSFALSTNQSSSDPPNMQAFHYAEYDVEDSIMPLQPSLNYTAPELVRSNTSSIGCSSDIFSFGCLAYHLIARKPLLDCHNNVKMYMNSLNYLSSEAFSSIPKELVPDLQRMLSSNESTRPTAIDFTGSSFFRDDTRLRALRFLDHMLERDNMQKSEFLKALSDMWKDFDSRVLRYKVLPPLCAELRNLVMQPMILPMVLTIAESQDRNDFELSTLPALVPVLSTASGETLLLLVKRAELIVNKASQDHLVTHILPMIVRAYDDSDPRLQEEALKKTVTLSKQLDSQLVKQSVVPRVHGLALKTTVAAVRVNALLCLSDMIHMLDKHSVLEILQTIQRCTAVDRSAPTLMCTLGVANSILKQYGIEFTTEHVLPLLMPLLISQQLNVQQFAKYMAFVKDILRKIEEKKGVMLSDSGAPEVKPSVGIEGHLAGQVNKTSVTAASTARRSTSWDEDWIPTRGSSVAQQSSVTLSSAQPTVAVAAQSNQVTSVFSPSPMTSVASTQQLSSSCPAVDLEWPPRSSPLAASNKSVDSEKQDESKGASNGSFDDLDPFANWPPRPSGSTVASKPLNNGTSASPFNMHGSSNSTSNPNALDSISSWSLGTTMSTEPLKPNQGNSTSSWSLGTPMSTEPLKPNQGNSTLNFGGLSGGAVNSQNSLGYMKQTQGSSAKPMDLGSIFSSNKTEQTAPRLAPPPSTAIGRGRGRGRGNQGQLSRPSQAKSQTEQPPLLDLL
- the LOC116025046 gene encoding SCY1-like protein 2 isoform X2, which produces MGLLEVKHGLLQLAETLDFLHNNARLVHRSISPETVLITSNGAWKLSGFSFALSTNQSSSDPPNMQAFHYAEYDVEDSIMPLQPSLNYTAPELVRSNTSSIGCSSDIFSFGCLAYHLIARKPLLDCHNNVKMYMNSLNYLSSEAFSSIPKELVPDLQRMLSSNESTRPTAIDFTGSSFFRDDTRLRALRFLDHMLERDNMQKSEFLKALSDMWKDFDSRVLRYKVLPPLCAELRNLVMQPMILPMVLTIAESQDRNDFELSTLPALVPVLSTASGETLLLLVKRAELIVNKASQDHLVTHILPMIVRAYDDSDPRLQEEALKKTVTLSKQLDSQLVKQSVVPRVHGLALKTTVAAVRVNALLCLSDMIHMLDKHSVLEILQTIQRCTAVDRSAPTLMCTLGVANSILKQYGIEFTTEHVLPLLMPLLISQQLNVQQFAKYMAFVKDILRKIEEKKGVMLSDSGAPEVKPSVGIEGHLAGQVNKTSVTAASTARRSTSWDEDWIPTRGSSVAQQSSVTLSSAQPTVAVAAQSNQVTSVFSPSPMTSVASTQQLSSSCPAVDLEWPPRSSPLAASNKSVDSEKQDESKGASNGSFDDLDPFANWPPRPSGSTVASKPLNNGTSASPFNMHGSSNSTSNPNALDSISSWSLGTTMSTEPLKPNQGNSTSSWSLGTPMSTEPLKPNQGNSTLNFGGLSGGAVNSQNSLGYMKQTQGSSAKPMDLGSIFSSNKTEQTAPRLAPPPSTAIGRGRGRGRGNQGQLSRPSQAKSQTEQPPLLDLL